AGCCGGAGCAGGACAGGAACGAGCCGTGCTTGCCCCACTTGATGACCATCGGCTTGCCGCACTTGTCGCAGGTCTGGTCCGTGGGCATTTCCATGCGCTTGATGTCGCGCATCTCCTGCTCGGCCCGCGCCAGGTCGTTCTCAAACCGCTGGTAGAACTCGCGCATCAGGTCGCGCCAGTCGCGCCGGCCCTCTTCGATCTCGTCCAGCTCTTCCTCCATCCGGGCCGTGTATTTCACGTCGAAAATGTCAGCGAAGTTCTCGACGAGCAGCTCGGAGACGATCATGCCGAGCTCGGTGGGCACGAACTTGCCGCCTTCCTTCTTCACATACTCCCGGTCCTGAATCGTCGTCAGGATGGAGGCGTACGTCGACGGCCGTCCCACGCCGTCGGCTTCCAGTTCCTTGACGAGCGTGGCTTCCGTGTAGCGCGGCGGCGGCTCGGTGAAGTGCTGTTCGGGGTGAATGGAGCGCAGCTTCAGCACCTCGCCCTGCTCCACCGCGGGCAGCCGCGTCTGCTCCTCTTCGTCCTCTTCGTCCTTCTGGTCTTTGCCCTCGCGGTAGATCGCCTGAAAGCCCTCGAACTTCGGCACGCTGCCCGTGGCCCGCATCAGGTAATCGGCGCCGTCGGCGCCCCGGGCCGTCACTTCGATGGTCGTCTGGTCATACACCGCGGGCGTCATCTGGCTGGCGATGAAACGCTGCCAGATCAGGCGGTAGAGCTTCAGCTCGTCCTCGCTCAGGAACGCCGCCACCGCGTCCGGGTCGCGCCACACGGACGTCGGCCGGATGGCCTCGTGCGCGTCCTGCGCGCCCTTTTTCGAGCGGTAAAAGTTGGGCGATTCGGGCAGGTAGCGCCTGTCGAACCGCGTTTCAATGAAGCCGCGCACCTCGCGCAACGCTTCGTCGCTGACGCGCGTCGAGTCCGTACGCATGTAGGTGATCAGACCCACCGAGCCTTCCGGTCCGAGCTCGACGCCTTCATACAGCCGCTGCGCCAGCATCATGGTGCGCTTGACGCTGAAGCGCAGCTTCCGCGCCGCTTCCTGCTGCAGCGTGGATGTAATGAATGGAGGGACCGGGTTGCGGCGCTTCTCGCGCGTCACCACGGACTGCACGGTGAACTGCGCATGCTCGAGCGCCCTGACGATGGCGTCCGCGGCCGCCTGATCCGGAATCTCGACGTTGGCGCCGTCCCGTTTGGCGAGCTGCGTCTTCAACACCGGCGGCTTCTTCGCCGCCAGGTGCAAGCCGATGGTCCAGTATTCGCGCCGGACGAAGGACTGGATTTCCTTCTCGCGCTCCGTGATCAGCCGCAGCGCCACCGTCTGGACGCGGCCTGCCGACAGCCCGCGCCTGACCTTGTCCCACAGCAGCGGGCTGATCTTGTAGCCCACCAGGCGGTCGAGCACGCGCCGGGCCTGCTGCGCGTTCACGAGGTTCATGTCCACCGGCCGCGGATGCTGGAACGCCGTCTTCACCGCCGGCGCCGTGATCTCGTTGAACGTGACCCTGTGGATAGCCGGCTTGTCTCCGCGCTTCGGCTGCAGCTCCTCCTGCAGGTGGAAGCAGATCGCCTCGCCTTCCCGGTCCGGGTCGGCCGCCAGATAGACGGCTTCGGCCGAGTGAGCCGCCTTGCGCAGCTCCTCGATCAGCTTCTTCTTGCCCTCAATGACGACATAGGTGGGCTCGAAGCCGTCATCCACATTGACGGCAAGCTGATTCTTGGGCAGATCCTTGATGTGGCCGAGGCTTGCCTTGACGGTGAAGTCCTTGCCCAGGTACTTCCCGATCGTCTTGGCTTTGGCCGGGGACTCGACGATGACCAGAGATTTCGCCATATGGATTGAAGCCGGAGAGACGGAAACGGCCGGGCGCAGCAAAGCGCAAGGAATCCGCCCCGTCCGCGATGGCTACTCGCTCCATACCTTAACATAACTTCTGCCCGGCAGTTGGCGGACGCGGCCCGCCTCTTCAAGCTCGAACAGCACGGCGATCAACTCGGAAGGCGAGACGTGAGGCAGCCATTCGATCAGGTCGTCGAGCGCCACCGGACTGTCAACCTTTAGAAAACGAAGCACTTCTTCTGCGATGTGGGCCATCGGGCCTGCGGCTGGCGCCGGCTGCGTCCCGATGGGCAGGGCCGTCTGCCGCGCCAACCGCGCCCGCGCCTCCGTGCCGAGTCCATCGAGGATGTCCTCGTGCGACTGCACCATCTGCGCCCCCTGCTTGATCAGCAGGTTCGGCCCGAAGCTGGCCGGACTCGTGATGTTGCCCGGAACCGCAAAGACCTCCCGGTTCTGGTCCAGCGCCAGCCGCGCCGTGATCAGGCTGCCGCTGTACTGCCTGCCTTCCACCACGACGACGCCCTCGCTCAATCCGCTGACCACGCGGTTGCGGATGGGGAAGTTCTGCGGATGGCCGGGCGTGCCGAGGGGGAACTCGCTCACGAGCAGCCCTTCCCGGGCGATCCGCTCCGCCAGCCCGCGGTTCTCCGCCGGATAGATCACGTCCAGCCCGCAGCCGAAGACAGCCACGGTTGCGCCCTTCACCGCCAGGGCGCCCTGGTGCGCCGACGTGTCCACGCCCCTCGCCATGCCGCTCACCACCGTTACGCCCGCCGCCGCAAGATCCCGGCCGAGCCGTTCCGCCACCGCCTGCCCGTAGGCCGTAGGCTGGCGGCTGCCGACGATCGCCACCATCACGGTCTGAAGCAGCTCAACGCGGCCGAGGGCGAACAGCAGCAGCGGCGGGTCGTAGATCTCCCGCAATCGTGGCGGGTAGCGCGCGTCGCACCAGGGAATCACCTCCACGCCCATCCGCTTGGTGCGCTCCGCCACCTCCATCGCCGCCGCAAAGGAGCAGCCCGCCGCCATGCTGCTGGCCACCGCCGGGGCCACTCCCGCGCCTTCCAGTTCCTGGGCGTCCAGCCGGAGAATCTGCTCGGGCGAGCCGTACCGCTCCAGCAGATCCATCGCCCGTTTCGTCCCCAGCCCTGGAGTCATGACCAGCGCAAGCCAGTGGAGGATCTGGCTGTCGGTATGCGGAGCCGCCGCCGTCCTGTCGAGCGCCATCACCAGGATTGTGGATTGATCCAGCGGCGATTCTCACGGATTCTGCTGCGAATCCCACGTATTCCGGCGGGGCCGCGTGGCGGCGCCTACCGGCCTTGCGCAACAGGCGCGGCCCGGATATGAGGGTTTCACTGCCGCGAGATCCGGGCGGCGAAGCCGCCTCCCGGCAGCAGGCCGATCATCCAGCGGCCGTCCTTGCCGGCAACCGCGGTCTCCACGGACACGGAGTCCCCGGCCGTACCCGCATCTTTCACCAGCAGGGCTTTCCAGCTCCCGGCGCCGAGGAAGTCCAGGCGGATCTCCACCTCCCGGGCGGTTTCCCCGTTCACCGCGGCGATGAACCAGTCGCCTCCCCTTCTTCGGGCGAAGATCGCGGCTTCGCCGATCTCGGACCCCGCCAGCACGCGCGTTTCATCCCAGACCGCGGGAATCGCCCGGATCAACTCCGCAGCGGGATTGGCGAGAATCGCCGCCGGGTGGGCGGCGTACGTCAGCAGAGGCGATGTGAAGACGATGGCTGTGGCGATCTGATGGGCCCAGGTCGTGTCGTTGCGGCGTTCGCCGAAGTGAACCGGCGTGTAATCCGCGGGGCCGGCCAGCAGGCGCGTGAAGGGAATCGTGGCATCGTGGCGGGCCCTGGGCGACTTGCGCGATTCCATCCCGCGGACGGCCTCGCGCGTCAGCTCGTTCGGCCATGTCCGAGACTCCCCCGCCGGCTTGTTGGCGCCGTGGAAGTTCACCAGCAGTTGGCGTGCGGCCGCTTCCCGCAGCAGCGTCTCGTACAGCTCCACCACTTCTTTGGCTTCGTGGTCGAAGAAGTCGATCTTGACTCCGGCGGCGCCTGCGCGGCGGCAAAGGTCGAAGAAGCGCGTGCGCGATTCCGGGTCGCGCAGCTCCCGGCTGTGCTTCCACAACCAGAGCCCGACTCCGTGTCGGCGCGAGTCCGCGATGACATCGCGCAGTTCCTCTTCGGTCCACTTCTGCCAGAACCCTTCCACCACCTGGTATTCAAAGCCGAGCTGCCCCGCCAGCCGGGAGAATTCGCGGACCGTGGCCGCGTCGTTCTGCCCGCCATCGAGGTACTTCCACACTGCGCGCCCGGGCTTCACCCAAGGCGTTGCCGCCCCCTGCGGAAACATCCGGCGGTCCGGCGGCGGCGCCAGCGTCCAGACCAGATCCGCGTTGACCAGGGCGTTGAGATCGGCCCCCACAAGGATCACGCGCCACGGAGTCGTGATGGTTCCGCTGACGGCGGCAGGCTTCGCCAGCCGCTCCATGTCCTCCTTGTAGCGGAGCCGGAAGGGATAGCTCGGCGGATGCGCATGCCCGAGCCGCGCGTGCAGCGCGCCTTGCCCGTCCGCCTGCAGCGCCATGCCGGCGTAGCGCGCCAGTCCCGCCTCGGTGATGGAAGCGTAGCCGCCCTCAGGAATCCGGAAGGTGACCGGCGGGGCGAGCCACTCGCCCGCTGGAATCTCCCCGATGAGGCTGCGCCTGTGAAGCGCCTCATAATGGCCTTCGAGATCGTGATGCCACACCGTGCTGCCTGCTGGCGGGCGGAAGACCGTGGCCTCGTCCGGCACCCGGTTCCCCGTGCCGGGAACGATGGTGCGGAACGCGGCGCCGTCATTGCAGGCCCGGATCTCCACTGTGTAGGGAATCCGGCCCGAGACAGGGACTGAAGATTCATTGCAGTCGGCGATGGCGGTGGCGTGCGAGCCGTGCCAGGCGAATCGCTCGCGGATCCTCCGGCTCGTGGCGCGTCCAGGTTTCGCCCCAGCGGCGAGGTCGGCGCCGTCCACGGTGATCGACAGCCGCGACGGCTCGATCACTGTGCGCCCGGCGAGTTTGACCGAATACGTCATGTCGGACGCCAGTTCGAATCTCACCTGACCGTTCGGACTGGCAACAGCAATCACAAGCGCGGATGCAAGCAGAAACACGGCGGAATCCTTCCTTTTACCGGGCCTCGGCCGCTCGCGGCAGGCGTGATTCAGAAGTCAGGTTCCGCTGCCCCCCGCGGCCGCGCCGTTCATAGTCTATGGCCTTCCGCTCTTACTGTGCCCGCTTCAGCGGACGCCAGTCGAGATTCGAGCCGATGTTCGGATTGAAATTCGCTTCGTTGGAAAGGATGTATTCTCCGTTCCGGTTCACCCAGACGTTGGAGTAACCCGAGGGAAGTTGCACCGGGCGGTCTTCGAATGGATTGCGATACGTTTCCACTCCGCGGATGTACTCCGTGAAGCGTTGGTGGATGCGGTCGTCGGCAGCCGTGCGCTCGCGGTAGGACTGCTCGAACATCTGACGGATTTCTTCGCTGTTGCGCCGGATGGTCTGGCTCAGGGCGGCGGCGCCGCGGATGCCCTGCCGCATCCTCTCGTCGAAAAGCTGGCCTGCGATGGAGTATTGGGCGAACCAGTCGAGGCTGATCCGGGCCGTGGAGACGACGGCCGCCATCAGCGGTGTCAGCCGGTCCAGCATCCCCTTCGGAGCGCGGAAACTGTAGGCGCGGTCAGACCGCCACATCGCTATGTCGGCGACGAATGTATAGACGAGCGTCACATACACGTCTTCCTCCCACGCCTGCCCGTCCTGTTCGTATTCGTACCGGATCTTCCCGGACTTGGCCTGTGAAGCTGACTCGCCCCGCACGGCGAGCGCCGCCAACTCGGGCATTTCCTGCACGGCGGCCTTCGTTGCCTTGCGCAGCCTGGCCAGCGGTCCACCCATGTACATGGTCTCGACGAATTCGCCAACGTCCTGGATGGGAGGCCAAAGCACCCGTCCCAGGTAGTTGCTCCCGTTCGGGCGTGGCCGCAGCACCTGCCAGTAAAAGAAATACTGAACCGGAAGGAACTCGATGGCCGCGCCCGTCTGCGGGTCGATGATGCGCATCAGCAGGTTGGCAAGAATGCGGTACTGGGGAAACCACTGGATTCCGCCTTCCGTGCGCCAGCCCGCCGGGATCAGGAAACTGTAAGCCTCGATGTTGTCTGCCCCGGGGTCTCTTACCGCATGCCGGATCAGTTTCACCGTGCCTGGTTTCGAGGCGGAAACTGCCGGACCCTCCTGCGGGTGTACTGCAGCGCTCTGCGAGGGCGCCTGCGCCGTGCTGCGCTGCGCGGGCGGAACCATCGCAGCCAGCCGGATGCTGGCTGTTCTGGCCTGTCCCCGGCTGAACCACCCCACTTCCACGGCATCCCCGGGCTTCTTTGCCGACATCAGGCGCACGACGTCATCGGCGCTCTGAATCAACTGGCGGTCGATCAGTAGAAGGACGTCCCCTTCACCCATGCCCGCCTGTTGCGCCGGGCTGCCCGGCACGGCCCGCGCGATCCACACGCCAGCGCGCCGCTGCATTCCCATCGACCTGGCCTCGGCCTCGGTCAGGTCCCGGAATTCAATTCCAAGCGTCCCCCGTCCGGCGGGCGGCGCCGCCACGGCCATGGCTGGAGTCGGCCCGCCAGAGCCCTTCTGGAGCAGCAACCTCCGGCGCGCCTCGCACTCCTGCGGCGTCAGGACGAAAGCGCGGCACGCCGCCTCCAGCGCGTCCAGCTTCTCCTGGAAGTCGGCTGGCGCCCGCAGCCCCCCCGTTGGCCCCAACCCCACTCCGTGCTCCACCGTGGCAAGAGCATCCTTCAGGCCGGCGAACGCCGCCTGCGGCAAGCTGCAAATGAGCCCGATCCGCTGGTTGCCCTCGCCGGCGACAGTGGCCAGGAACACGCCTCCCTCTCCAGCGGGATTCGTGCCGACGGCCACGGCCTTTTGCCCCCGCAGCGCGCCCAGCGCCGCTTCGCCGCTGCTGACCACCTGGAAGTTCCGCCACTGCGCGCCCGCCTGACCCAGGACCTGCGCCACCAGCGCCCGGGCATCTTCCGCCGACTCCATCCACAGAAGATGGCAGGACGCGCTGCCGCTCCACAATCGGGCACCGCCCTCGCCCGCCGATTCTGCCATCCACCCCGCGGGGACCGCCACATGGAACCGCCCCTGAGGGTCGGAATAGACCTGTTGAGCCGGGGCCGCGGGCGCCAGCAGGCACACCACGGCCTCAATCGTGAACATGAATCGCATTGCCGCCCTCCTCCCTGTCAGAAGGCCCGGCGCGGCCCTGTCTCAGGCGGCTTGCTGTCGGTCCCGAAATCGGAGTTCCGCGCCCCCGTCTCCTGGCAGCGAATACTATAGCTCGGGATCCAGCGCGAATGAATCCCCCGGCGGACCCCGTGGCCGGCTGCGGCAAAACGGTGGCCACGCCGGCGCACAGGGGCTGTCGCGCAGGGCGGCGCCCAGCGTCCGCTGCGGGCAGTCTGCTCTTCCGGCGCGCCTGGCTGTGGTCCGGCCACGCGGCTGGAAAAGGGCAATTGTGTTCCTGTCCCCTTTTTCTCTAGGCTGGAAGCGGGGGCTATGCGGCGCGACGAGGCGTTTTTCGGCGATCAGGAGCTGATCCTGCTCTACATCGCCAAACGTCTGCGCGAGGCGCAGGCGCTCGAAGAACTGCTCACCGAACAGGGCATCGATTATCTGGTCGAGGCCGATCTGTACATGGGCGGCGTGCTGTTCCGGCGGGCGCTGCACGGGGCGTTCTTTTACGTCACGGGCGACAGCGACGCCCGGGCGCGCGAGCTGCTGGCGGCGCACGGTTACCGGCCTTACGAGCCGGACAATCTCGACTGAATGGCGCGGGCGAGCGGGCTGCGCTGCAATCAGATCATCGCGGGTCCGCAGGCAGGTGTTTCCGGACGCAGGCCGAGACGCGGACGGCTTCCGCGGGGCGATGCGGCGCTGCCGGGAAGACGGGATCTCCGCAGGCCGCAGCAGAAGGCCAAACCGGAGCCGTACCTCTTGATATACAATACGAGCACGGAGACCTCATGTACCTGGAAAACGTGAACGAGCGCAACTTCCTGGTGACGTCGGTCGATTATGTCTTCAACTGGGCGAGGAAGTCCTCGCTCTGGCCGCTCACCTTCGGGCTGGCCTGCTGCGCGATCGAAATGATCGCGAGTTCGGCTTCGCGCTTCGACATCGCCCGCTACGGGGCAGAGGTTTTCCGTCCAAGCCCGCGGCAGTCGGATCTGATGATCGTCGCCGGCACGGTGACGCTGAAGATGGCGCCGGTGCTGAAACGCATCTACGACCAGATGCCGGAGCCGAAGTGGGTGATCTCGATGGGGGCGTGCTCGAGCGTCGGCGGACCGTTCAACACATACGCCGTTCTGCAGGGCGTCGACAAGATCGTGCCCGTCGATGTCTATGTGTACGGCTGCCCGCCGCGGCCGGAGAATCTGTTTTACGGCCTGCTGAAACTGCAGGACAAGATCGACCAGATGAGCCTCGTGCGCCGGCCGACGGAAGTGCGGCTGAACGAGTCGATGCTGGAAGACTTCAAGAAGCGGGTGATGATCGCCCAGACGCAGAACCCTGCCGCGTGAGCGTCATCCAGACTCCGAAAGGCGAATACCTGTCCACGCTGCTGGCCGAGAGCGGCGCAGCCGAACACTGCTTTGGCACGGCGCGCGTGGCTCCGCCGCGGCCGTGGCTGGAACTGAAGCAGGTGCACTCGGCCCGCGTGGTTGCAACTGGACAGTGGCGGCCGGGACTGGAGGCCGACGCCCTGGTCACCCGCCGGAGCGGGACGCGGCTGGCGGTGAAGACCGCGGATTGCGTTCCGGTTCTTCTGCTCGATCCCGTCCGCCGCGCCGCAGCCGCCATCCATGCGGGCTGGCGGGGCACGGTGCAGGGAATCGTCCCGGCGGCGGTGGGGGAAATGGGCCGGCTGTACGGCAGCCGCCCGGAGGATCTGATCGCCGCGCTCGGACCGGCGATCGGCGGCTGCTGCTACGAGGTCGGACCGGAAGTGGCTGTTCAGTTCCGGGACTGGTTCCCGGAACGGAACGATCTGGAGAGGAAGACCCGGATCGACCTGCGCGCGGCGCTGCGGCGGCAGCTGCTCGCTGCGGGGCTGAAAGAGGGACGGATCGACAGCACGGAGGTCTGCACCTGCTGCGGCGGGGCGGAGTTTCACTCCTGGAGGAGGGACGGGGAGCGGGCGGGGCGGATGTTTTCGGCCATCGCATTGACGGGGGATGCCTGATTTCGGGCAGTTCAGGCAGAGACAAGAAGGGCGCGGGCGATGCCCGCGCCCCAAGAGATGGCGGGAGATCGGACGAAGGGAGGGTTATGCGACCAGAAGTTCTTCGATCGACTCGCCTTCCTCGGCTCGTCTCTTGTCCACGTATTCCTGGCAGGTGATGCAGTAAGGCGTCCACGGCACGGC
This DNA window, taken from Bryobacteraceae bacterium, encodes the following:
- the dprA gene encoding DNA polymerase, whose protein sequence is MALDRTAAAPHTDSQILHWLALVMTPGLGTKRAMDLLERYGSPEQILRLDAQELEGAGVAPAVASSMAAGCSFAAAMEVAERTKRMGVEVIPWCDARYPPRLREIYDPPLLLFALGRVELLQTVMVAIVGSRQPTAYGQAVAERLGRDLAAAGVTVVSGMARGVDTSAHQGALAVKGATVAVFGCGLDVIYPAENRGLAERIAREGLLVSEFPLGTPGHPQNFPIRNRVVSGLSEGVVVVEGRQYSGSLITARLALDQNREVFAVPGNITSPASFGPNLLIKQGAQMVQSHEDILDGLGTEARARLARQTALPIGTQPAPAAGPMAHIAEEVLRFLKVDSPVALDDLIEWLPHVSPSELIAVLFELEEAGRVRQLPGRSYVKVWSE
- a CDS encoding alpha-glucosidase, translated to MFLLASALVIAVASPNGQVRFELASDMTYSVKLAGRTVIEPSRLSITVDGADLAAGAKPGRATSRRIRERFAWHGSHATAIADCNESSVPVSGRIPYTVEIRACNDGAAFRTIVPGTGNRVPDEATVFRPPAGSTVWHHDLEGHYEALHRRSLIGEIPAGEWLAPPVTFRIPEGGYASITEAGLARYAGMALQADGQGALHARLGHAHPPSYPFRLRYKEDMERLAKPAAVSGTITTPWRVILVGADLNALVNADLVWTLAPPPDRRMFPQGAATPWVKPGRAVWKYLDGGQNDAATVREFSRLAGQLGFEYQVVEGFWQKWTEEELRDVIADSRRHGVGLWLWKHSRELRDPESRTRFFDLCRRAGAAGVKIDFFDHEAKEVVELYETLLREAAARQLLVNFHGANKPAGESRTWPNELTREAVRGMESRKSPRARHDATIPFTRLLAGPADYTPVHFGERRNDTTWAHQIATAIVFTSPLLTYAAHPAAILANPAAELIRAIPAVWDETRVLAGSEIGEAAIFARRRGGDWFIAAVNGETAREVEIRLDFLGAGSWKALLVKDAGTAGDSVSVETAVAGKDGRWMIGLLPGGGFAARISRQ
- a CDS encoding NADH-quinone oxidoreductase subunit B, producing the protein MYLENVNERNFLVTSVDYVFNWARKSSLWPLTFGLACCAIEMIASSASRFDIARYGAEVFRPSPRQSDLMIVAGTVTLKMAPVLKRIYDQMPEPKWVISMGACSSVGGPFNTYAVLQGVDKIVPVDVYVYGCPPRPENLFYGLLKLQDKIDQMSLVRRPTEVRLNESMLEDFKKRVMIAQTQNPAA
- the topA gene encoding DNA topoisomerase 1, which gives rise to MAKSLVIVESPAKAKTIGKYLGKDFTVKASLGHIKDLPKNQLAVNVDDGFEPTYVVIEGKKKLIEELRKAAHSAEAVYLAADPDREGEAICFHLQEELQPKRGDKPAIHRVTFNEITAPAVKTAFQHPRPVDMNLVNAQQARRVLDRLVGYKISPLLWDKVRRGLSAGRVQTVALRLITEREKEIQSFVRREYWTIGLHLAAKKPPVLKTQLAKRDGANVEIPDQAAADAIVRALEHAQFTVQSVVTREKRRNPVPPFITSTLQQEAARKLRFSVKRTMMLAQRLYEGVELGPEGSVGLITYMRTDSTRVSDEALREVRGFIETRFDRRYLPESPNFYRSKKGAQDAHEAIRPTSVWRDPDAVAAFLSEDELKLYRLIWQRFIASQMTPAVYDQTTIEVTARGADGADYLMRATGSVPKFEGFQAIYREGKDQKDEEDEEEQTRLPAVEQGEVLKLRSIHPEQHFTEPPPRYTEATLVKELEADGVGRPSTYASILTTIQDREYVKKEGGKFVPTELGMIVSELLVENFADIFDVKYTARMEEELDEIEEGRRDWRDLMREFYQRFENDLARAEQEMRDIKRMEMPTDQTCDKCGKPMVIKWGKHGSFLSCSGYPECTNTRQLPRGLHELNGSGEGDVVQVSEQDEAEYCPNCGREMVLKKGRFGSFLACSGYPDCKTTKQLGQAQKKPDVPLEEKCPECGHHLVIKSGRFGEFTACSNYPKCKYVKQQTIGVACPQCGQGELVQRRSKRGKTFYGCNRYPECDFVAWAKPILEKCPACGSPYLIEKQLKKGHVVACPQKGCKYQREAAPAEAPAPAAG